One genomic segment of Amycolatopsis granulosa includes these proteins:
- a CDS encoding serine hydrolase domain-containing protein — protein MLPGTDFALLRRLSLEQANGRAPSMVAAVVRDGQIAWWGARGTVDGTVDGAAPDDDTQYRLGSITKSLVATVVMRLRDEGRLDLNDPLDKHVPGTSFGASTVGQLLSHTGGLTSESPGSWWERSEGGDWAALQASLAQGALKNRPGSRFHYSNVGYGVLGELIARHRGTGWLTALTREVLEPLGMTRTTPHPRGRYARGWAVHPFADLLLPEPSPDAGAMAPAGQLWSTVRDLARWTAFVGGDTAGVLNPDTLAEMRAVATVDDADTWTSGFGLGLQLVRHQGRRLTGHGGSMPGFLAGTLVDEGTGTGALAFANATSGPAIMGLTVDLISIADEHEPNLPEQWRPSEVDRSLLTLTGLWHWGPTPYHLRLIRGGMLSLTPVSGTGRASRFRPEGADEWLGLDGYYAGETLRVGRDSDGTPRHLDLATFVFTRTPYDPAAPVPGGVDPDGWRTA, from the coding sequence ATGCTGCCCGGCACCGATTTCGCCCTGCTCCGCCGCCTGTCCCTCGAGCAGGCCAACGGCCGTGCGCCGTCGATGGTCGCTGCGGTTGTCCGCGACGGTCAGATCGCCTGGTGGGGCGCCCGCGGCACGGTGGACGGCACCGTGGACGGCGCCGCGCCCGACGACGACACCCAGTACCGCCTCGGCTCGATCACGAAGTCGCTGGTCGCCACGGTCGTCATGCGGCTGCGCGACGAGGGGCGCCTGGACCTCAACGACCCGCTGGACAAGCACGTGCCCGGCACCAGCTTCGGCGCCTCGACCGTCGGCCAGCTGCTCTCGCACACCGGCGGGCTGACCTCGGAGTCGCCCGGCTCGTGGTGGGAACGCAGCGAAGGCGGCGACTGGGCCGCGCTGCAGGCGAGCCTCGCCCAGGGCGCGCTGAAGAACCGTCCGGGCAGCCGCTTCCACTACTCCAACGTCGGCTACGGCGTGCTCGGCGAGCTGATCGCCCGCCACCGCGGCACCGGCTGGCTGACCGCGCTGACCCGCGAGGTCCTCGAACCGCTGGGCATGACCCGCACGACCCCGCACCCGCGCGGCCGGTACGCGCGCGGCTGGGCCGTGCACCCGTTCGCCGACCTGCTGCTGCCCGAGCCCAGCCCGGACGCCGGTGCGATGGCGCCGGCGGGCCAGCTCTGGTCGACGGTCCGCGACCTGGCCCGCTGGACCGCGTTCGTCGGTGGCGACACCGCCGGGGTGCTCAACCCGGACACCCTCGCCGAGATGCGCGCGGTCGCCACGGTCGACGACGCTGACACCTGGACCTCGGGCTTCGGCCTGGGCCTGCAGCTCGTCCGCCACCAGGGCCGCCGGCTGACCGGGCACGGCGGGTCGATGCCCGGGTTCCTCGCCGGCACGCTGGTCGACGAGGGCACCGGTACCGGCGCGCTGGCCTTCGCCAACGCCACGTCGGGCCCGGCGATCATGGGCCTGACGGTCGACCTGATCTCGATCGCCGACGAGCACGAACCCAACCTGCCCGAGCAGTGGCGGCCGTCCGAGGTGGACCGCTCGCTGCTGACCCTCACCGGGCTGTGGCACTGGGGCCCGACGCCCTACCACCTGCGGCTGATCCGGGGCGGCATGCTGAGCCTCACCCCGGTCAGCGGCACCGGCCGCGCGTCCCGCTTCCGCCCGGAGGGCGCGGACGAGTGGCTCGGCCTGGACGGCTACTACGCCGGGGAGACCCTGCGCGTCGGCCGCGACTCCGACGGCACGCCGCGGCACCTGGACCTGGCGACCTTCGTCTTCACCCGCACCCCGTACGACCCGGCCGCGCCGGTCCCCGGCGGCGTCGACCCGGACGGCTGGCGTACCGCATAG
- a CDS encoding citrate synthase yields the protein MTTSAPVANNTEPDDGFKPGLEGVIAFRTQIAEPDRDGGALRYRGVDIEDLAGRVSFGDVWGLLVDGRFGDGLPPAEPFPIPVHTGDVRVDAQAALAMVAPIWGFRPVLDISDDEARENLARASVTALSYVAQSARGVGVPAVPESRVDQGRTITERFMIRWRGEPDPAHVKAVDAYWVSAAEHGLNASTFTARVIASTGADVAAALSGAIGAMSGPLHGGAPARVLPMIEAVEKEGDARKVVKGILDRKERLMGFGHRVYRAEDPRARVLRRTCRELGAERYEVAAALEQAALAELRERRPDRAIETNVEFWAAVILDFARVPTSMMPAMFTSARTAGWAAHILEQKQTGRLVRPSASYVGPGPRSPEEVDGWSAVQPL from the coding sequence GTGACCACTTCAGCGCCCGTTGCGAACAACACAGAACCTGACGACGGGTTCAAGCCCGGACTGGAAGGCGTCATCGCTTTCCGCACCCAGATCGCCGAGCCGGACCGCGACGGCGGCGCGCTGCGCTACCGCGGCGTGGACATCGAGGACCTGGCAGGCAGGGTCAGCTTCGGCGACGTGTGGGGTCTGCTGGTCGACGGCAGGTTCGGCGACGGGCTGCCGCCGGCCGAGCCGTTCCCGATCCCCGTGCACACCGGCGACGTCCGGGTGGACGCGCAGGCCGCGCTCGCGATGGTCGCGCCGATCTGGGGCTTCCGGCCGGTGCTCGACATCAGCGACGACGAAGCGCGGGAGAACCTGGCGCGTGCGTCGGTGACCGCCCTGTCGTACGTGGCCCAGTCCGCGCGCGGGGTCGGGGTGCCCGCCGTGCCGGAGTCCCGGGTGGACCAGGGCCGGACGATCACCGAGCGGTTCATGATCCGCTGGCGCGGTGAGCCCGACCCGGCGCACGTCAAGGCCGTGGACGCCTACTGGGTGTCGGCCGCCGAGCACGGCCTCAACGCCTCGACGTTCACCGCCCGGGTGATCGCGTCGACCGGCGCGGACGTGGCCGCGGCATTGTCCGGCGCGATCGGCGCGATGTCCGGGCCGCTGCACGGCGGCGCCCCGGCGCGGGTGCTGCCGATGATCGAGGCGGTGGAGAAGGAGGGCGACGCCCGCAAGGTCGTCAAGGGGATCCTGGACCGCAAGGAACGGCTGATGGGTTTCGGGCACCGGGTCTACCGGGCCGAGGACCCCCGGGCGCGCGTGCTGCGCCGGACGTGCCGCGAGCTGGGCGCCGAACGGTACGAGGTCGCGGCCGCGCTGGAGCAGGCGGCGCTGGCGGAGCTGCGGGAGCGGCGCCCGGACCGCGCGATCGAGACGAACGTGGAGTTCTGGGCCGCGGTGATCCTGGACTTCGCCCGGGTCCCGACGAGCATGATGCCGGCGATGTTCACGTCGGCGCGCACGGCCGGCTGGGCGGCGCACATCCTGGAGCAGAAGCAGACCGGCCGGCTGGTCCGCCCCTCCGCGAGCTACGTCGGCCCCGGCCCCCGCTCACCCGAGGAGGTCGACGGCTGGTCGGCGGTCCAGCCGCTCTGA
- the pdxH gene encoding pyridoxamine 5'-phosphate oxidase has translation MPEVENIDDVAVRLPGMRVAYDGEALDESDLAPSWTEQLQDWLNHAIAAGVAEPNAMVLATADADGRPSSRSVLCKGLDERGVVFYTNFTSKKSHDLTVTRYASATFPWYALQRQVTVRGEVEKVDVKETAEYWKQRPRGSQLGAWASPQSKVVTGRRDLDVALASIERRFGDVDEVPLPPHWGGWRIRPEVVEFWQGQRDRLHDRLRYVRTADGWHIDRVAP, from the coding sequence ATGCCAGAGGTCGAAAACATCGACGACGTTGCGGTACGCCTTCCCGGCATGCGGGTGGCCTACGACGGTGAGGCGCTGGACGAGTCCGATCTGGCTCCCAGCTGGACCGAGCAGTTGCAGGACTGGCTGAACCACGCCATCGCGGCGGGGGTCGCCGAACCCAACGCCATGGTGCTGGCCACCGCGGACGCCGATGGACGGCCGTCCTCCCGCAGCGTGCTGTGCAAGGGCCTCGACGAGCGGGGTGTGGTGTTCTACACGAACTTCACCTCCAAGAAGAGCCACGACCTGACCGTCACCCGGTACGCGTCGGCGACCTTCCCGTGGTACGCCTTGCAGCGGCAGGTGACCGTGCGCGGCGAGGTGGAGAAGGTCGACGTCAAGGAGACCGCCGAGTACTGGAAGCAGCGCCCGCGTGGCTCCCAGCTCGGCGCCTGGGCCTCGCCGCAGTCCAAGGTCGTCACCGGACGGCGCGACCTGGACGTCGCGCTCGCCTCGATCGAACGCCGCTTCGGCGACGTCGACGAGGTGCCACTGCCGCCGCACTGGGGCGGGTGGCGCATCCGGCCCGAGGTGGTCGAGTTCTGGCAGGGGCAGCGGGACCGGCTGCACGACCGGTTGCGGTACGTGCGCACCGCGGACGGCTGGCACATCGACCGCGTCGCTCCCTGA
- a CDS encoding MFS transporter: MSVEAGARRGKKRNLLKSVVVDVRPLRTPGFRRLFTGTAITAIGSQLTTVAVPKQVFDLTGSSGYVGLTGIVALVPLLVFGLWGGAIADTVDRRKLLVFGNAGIAVVSALLWAQAFFGVGSVWLVFVLLACNQAFFAINMPTRSAIVARLIEPELLPAAAALSGTVNTFGMVFGPMAAGALMPVLGLPTLYLIDTVALVVALYAVWRLPALPPLSGTARAAGLRDVLDGFRYMGTQKVLLASFVVDIIAMVAGMPRALFPEMAERTFGDPPGGGLALGWLYAAIPIGSMVIGLFSGWLGRVRRQGVAVTIAICAWGASVIGFGLSHSLWLAIVFLCLAGAADMVSAIYRQAILVMAATDEMRGRMQGAFTVVVAGGPRLADLTHGWTAAAVGTAAAATGGGMLVIVFIAIAVALLPAFWRYRAAAVAG, translated from the coding sequence GTGAGTGTCGAGGCCGGTGCGCGGCGCGGTAAGAAGCGAAATCTGCTGAAGTCCGTGGTCGTGGACGTGCGGCCGCTGCGCACGCCCGGCTTCCGGCGCCTGTTCACCGGTACCGCGATCACCGCGATCGGCAGTCAGCTGACCACGGTCGCGGTGCCGAAGCAGGTCTTCGACCTCACCGGGTCGTCCGGGTACGTGGGTCTCACCGGCATCGTCGCGCTCGTCCCGCTGCTCGTCTTCGGGCTGTGGGGTGGTGCGATCGCCGACACGGTGGACCGCCGGAAGCTGCTCGTCTTCGGCAACGCCGGTATCGCCGTCGTGTCGGCCCTGTTGTGGGCGCAGGCGTTCTTCGGCGTCGGCTCGGTGTGGCTGGTGTTCGTGCTGCTCGCTTGCAACCAGGCGTTCTTCGCGATCAACATGCCGACCCGCAGCGCGATCGTCGCCCGGCTGATCGAACCCGAGCTGCTCCCGGCGGCGGCCGCGTTGTCCGGCACCGTGAACACCTTCGGCATGGTGTTCGGGCCGATGGCCGCCGGCGCGCTGATGCCGGTGCTCGGTCTGCCGACCCTCTACCTCATCGACACCGTCGCCCTGGTCGTCGCGCTGTACGCGGTCTGGCGGCTGCCCGCACTGCCGCCGCTGTCCGGCACCGCGCGGGCCGCCGGGCTGCGCGACGTGCTGGACGGTTTCCGCTACATGGGCACCCAGAAGGTGCTGCTCGCCTCGTTCGTGGTGGACATCATCGCGATGGTCGCCGGCATGCCGCGGGCGCTGTTCCCGGAGATGGCCGAGCGGACCTTCGGCGACCCGCCCGGCGGCGGCCTCGCCCTGGGCTGGCTCTACGCCGCGATCCCGATCGGCTCGATGGTCATCGGGTTGTTCTCCGGCTGGCTCGGCCGGGTGCGGCGGCAGGGGGTCGCGGTGACGATCGCGATCTGCGCGTGGGGCGCGTCGGTGATCGGGTTCGGGCTGTCGCACTCGCTGTGGCTGGCGATCGTGTTCCTGTGCCTGGCCGGGGCCGCGGACATGGTCAGCGCGATCTACCGCCAGGCGATCCTGGTGATGGCCGCGACCGACGAGATGCGCGGCCGCATGCAGGGCGCGTTCACGGTGGTCGTCGCGGGGGGCCCGCGGCTGGCCGACCTCACCCACGGCTGGACCGCCGCCGCGGTGGGCACAGCGGCCGCGGCGACCGGGGGCGGGATGCTGGTGATCGTGTTCATCGCGATCGCCGTCGCGCTGCTGCCGGCGTTCTGGCGCTACCGCGCGGCCGCGGTCGCCGGCTAG
- a CDS encoding MarR family winged helix-turn-helix transcriptional regulator, giving the protein MASQHERRVVFRRYLDAVGLHGLAGAEAAGLHATEWYALSLLDLEGALTSGELSARTGLTTGATTRLIDRLERAGYVRRAADPADRRKVVVEPVADALAGVAEIVGPARRHIAEVIAQYSPEEQDVLFDYFARAAPAYRAASEEIRRTLKRGRAK; this is encoded by the coding sequence GTGGCAAGTCAGCACGAACGGCGCGTGGTCTTCCGCCGCTACCTCGACGCCGTCGGCCTGCACGGGCTGGCCGGCGCCGAGGCGGCCGGCCTGCACGCCACCGAGTGGTACGCGCTCAGCCTGCTCGACCTCGAGGGAGCGCTGACCTCCGGCGAGCTGTCCGCCCGCACCGGGCTCACCACCGGCGCGACCACGCGGCTGATCGACCGGCTCGAACGCGCCGGGTACGTGCGCCGCGCCGCGGACCCGGCCGACCGCCGCAAGGTCGTCGTGGAGCCGGTCGCGGACGCGCTGGCCGGCGTCGCGGAGATCGTCGGCCCGGCCCGGCGCCACATCGCCGAGGTGATCGCGCAGTACTCGCCGGAAGAGCAGGACGTCCTGTTCGACTACTTCGCCCGCGCCGCACCGGCATACCGCGCGGCGTCCGAGGAGATCCGGCGGACGCTCAAGCGCGGGCGCGCGAAGTGA
- a CDS encoding SgcJ/EcaC family oxidoreductase, which produces MIDTERTASVTAVLDSLAEAWARGDADSYGAHFTEDATYITFVGTRYQGRQDIADSHRSLFAKFLKGTRLAHEVLDVRFLGPDAAVLTSRGDTVKGKQPKALTKVQTYTLVRQDGRWLVAAFHNTQRKSLMERISFAFAPDTRPKAAR; this is translated from the coding sequence ATGATCGACACCGAGCGGACCGCCTCCGTCACCGCCGTCCTCGACTCGCTCGCGGAAGCGTGGGCCCGCGGCGACGCGGACTCCTACGGTGCGCACTTCACCGAGGACGCCACCTACATCACCTTCGTCGGCACCCGCTACCAGGGCCGGCAGGACATCGCGGACAGCCACCGCAGCCTGTTCGCCAAGTTCCTCAAGGGCACCCGGCTGGCGCACGAGGTGCTCGACGTGCGTTTCCTCGGCCCGGACGCGGCGGTCCTCACCAGCCGCGGCGACACCGTGAAGGGCAAGCAGCCCAAGGCGCTGACCAAGGTGCAGACCTACACCCTCGTGCGCCAGGACGGCCGCTGGCTCGTCGCCGCGTTCCACAACACGCAGCGCAAGTCGCTGATGGAACGCATTTCGTTCGCCTTCGCGCCGGACACCCGCCCGAAGGCCGCCCGGTGA
- a CDS encoding SDR family NAD(P)-dependent oxidoreductase: MRALVTGASAGIGRAFATALAAAGYTVTAVARREDPLTGLLAELGPGHDHLAADLATPEGVRATAGLLAGGGYAVLVNNAGAAVHGDFAATPLDHSLAQLDLNCRAVVALAHAFLGAAEPGAALVNVSSTLGHTPKPGLGVYSATKAFVTALSETLWHEQKIRGVHVMALCPGVTTTASQDAADVPAWLVQTPEEVVRRAMSALAERGGPVVVPGRGNAVLTGVARLLPRRTVLSLLGSDR, translated from the coding sequence GTGAGGGCGCTGGTCACCGGGGCGAGCGCCGGGATCGGCCGGGCGTTCGCGACCGCACTGGCCGCGGCGGGCTACACCGTGACGGCCGTGGCCCGCCGCGAAGACCCGCTCACCGGATTGCTCGCGGAGCTGGGGCCGGGGCACGACCACCTGGCCGCGGACCTCGCCACCCCCGAGGGTGTGCGCGCCACCGCCGGCCTGCTCGCCGGCGGCGGCTACGCGGTGCTGGTCAACAACGCGGGCGCCGCGGTGCACGGCGACTTCGCGGCTACGCCACTGGACCACTCGCTCGCCCAGCTCGACCTCAACTGCCGCGCGGTGGTGGCGCTGGCGCACGCCTTCCTCGGCGCCGCCGAGCCGGGTGCCGCGCTGGTGAACGTCTCCTCGACGCTGGGGCACACGCCGAAACCCGGCCTGGGCGTCTACAGCGCCACGAAGGCGTTCGTCACGGCGTTGTCGGAAACGTTGTGGCACGAGCAGAAGATCCGCGGCGTACATGTGATGGCACTGTGCCCGGGGGTCACCACGACCGCGTCCCAGGACGCGGCCGACGTGCCGGCCTGGCTGGTGCAGACCCCGGAGGAGGTCGTGCGCCGCGCCATGTCCGCACTGGCCGAGCGCGGGGGCCCGGTCGTGGTCCCCGGCCGCGGCAACGCGGTGCTGACCGGGGTCGCGCGGCTGCTGCCCAGGAGGACGGTGCTGTCCCTGCTCGGCTCGGACCGCTAG
- a CDS encoding MBL fold metallo-hydrolase, whose translation MKVHHLNCGTMRPLGGRLIDGRGGFWHRAELVCHCLLVETASELVLIETGLGSPAVTRADEWLGARFVRMVGVRTSVAETAAEQVRRLGYALTDVRHIVLTHLDLDHAGGLVDFPHATVHVHAEELRALRSPRDARERSRYKPQHFAHGPQWSSYPDTGEKWFGFDAVRQLDGLPPEILLVPLGGHTRGHAGVAVDTGEGWLLHAGDAFFHHGQIDPVRPHVTPGLAWFESKVETVPGARRGNHQRLRELVRDHGDEVSVLSAHDPWFLDDVVSGR comes from the coding sequence ATGAAGGTCCACCACCTCAACTGCGGCACGATGCGACCGCTCGGCGGACGGCTGATCGACGGCCGCGGCGGGTTCTGGCACCGCGCCGAGCTGGTCTGCCACTGCCTGCTCGTCGAGACCGCGAGCGAGCTGGTCCTGATCGAGACCGGACTGGGCTCCCCGGCGGTCACGCGCGCGGACGAGTGGCTGGGCGCACGGTTCGTGCGGATGGTCGGCGTCCGGACCTCGGTCGCCGAGACCGCGGCCGAGCAGGTGCGCCGCCTGGGGTACGCGCTCACCGACGTCCGGCACATCGTGCTGACCCACCTCGACCTCGACCACGCCGGCGGACTGGTCGACTTCCCGCACGCCACCGTGCACGTCCACGCCGAAGAGCTGCGGGCGCTCCGGTCCCCCCGCGACGCGCGGGAACGCTCGCGCTACAAGCCCCAGCACTTCGCGCACGGTCCACAGTGGAGCAGCTACCCGGACACCGGCGAGAAGTGGTTCGGGTTCGACGCCGTGCGCCAGCTCGACGGGCTGCCGCCGGAAATCCTGCTGGTGCCACTGGGTGGGCACACCCGCGGGCACGCCGGCGTCGCGGTGGACACCGGCGAGGGCTGGCTGCTGCACGCGGGCGACGCGTTCTTCCACCACGGCCAGATCGACCCGGTGCGCCCGCACGTCACGCCGGGCCTCGCGTGGTTCGAGTCCAAGGTGGAGACCGTGCCGGGTGCGCGGCGGGGCAACCACCAGCGGCTGCGCGAACTGGTGCGCGACCACGGGGACGAGGTCAGCGTGCTGTCCGCACACGATCCCTGGTTCCTGGACGACGTCGTGAGCGGACGGTAG
- a CDS encoding TetR/AcrR family transcriptional regulator has protein sequence MVRRTDTRRRMVASAAELFRSQGYHATGLNQLVTAGGAPKGSLYFHFPGGKEQLAAEAIAFSGEAMADLLREVLTAAPDAGTAITGVIDALGRNLAGTGYRSGCPIATVALDAGDSETIRQACTGGYRSWHAVITGYLTGQGLDAARAATLSTIALSAIEGALLLARTQHDLAPLHAVGEHLRHTFERELA, from the coding sequence ATGGTCCGCAGAACCGACACCCGCCGGCGCATGGTCGCCTCCGCCGCCGAGCTGTTCCGCTCGCAGGGCTACCACGCGACCGGGCTGAACCAGCTGGTCACCGCCGGCGGCGCACCCAAGGGCTCGCTGTACTTCCACTTCCCCGGCGGCAAGGAGCAGCTCGCCGCGGAGGCGATCGCGTTCTCCGGGGAGGCGATGGCGGACCTGCTGCGGGAGGTGCTCACCGCCGCCCCGGATGCCGGCACCGCCATCACCGGCGTGATCGATGCGCTGGGCCGCAACCTCGCCGGGACCGGCTACCGCAGCGGTTGTCCGATCGCGACCGTCGCGCTGGACGCCGGGGACAGCGAGACGATCCGCCAGGCGTGCACCGGCGGGTACCGCTCGTGGCACGCCGTCATCACCGGCTACCTCACCGGTCAAGGTCTCGACGCCGCGCGGGCGGCCACACTGAGCACGATCGCGCTCAGCGCCATCGAAGGCGCCCTGCTCCTGGCCAGGACCCAGCACGATCTCGCGCCGCTGCACGCCGTCGGCGAGCACCTGCGCCACACCTTCGAACGGGAGCTGGCATGA
- a CDS encoding aldose 1-epimerase family protein: MANPTGQQFEITRGNARAVVTEIGAGLRAFEISGVPYLETFAEDAAPPKGAGQILLPWPNRTKGAEWTYHGEPQRLEVTEEARGNAIHGLTRHRPWTLVEHAESSITLEIEVPRQPGWPVPLRARITYDLAPRELTVTHEIRNEGSSAIGVGVGAHPYFRIGDVPTDELTLTLPATRVRPYVADQQLPYGDERDTAGTEYDFQEGRLLAEVDLDTAFGGLVAGEDGRFHHVLSHGDRSVEVWAGPDFRWVQVFTPADLTGRGRAVAIEPMTCPADALNSGTDLVELAADGSWTGSWGVRVHG, from the coding sequence ATGGCCAACCCCACCGGACAGCAGTTCGAGATCACCCGCGGCAACGCGCGCGCCGTCGTCACCGAGATCGGTGCGGGCTTGCGGGCGTTCGAGATCAGCGGTGTGCCCTACCTGGAGACCTTCGCCGAGGACGCCGCGCCGCCGAAGGGTGCGGGGCAGATCCTGCTGCCGTGGCCCAACCGGACCAAGGGTGCGGAGTGGACCTACCACGGGGAGCCCCAGCGGCTCGAGGTCACCGAGGAGGCCCGCGGCAACGCGATCCACGGCCTGACCCGGCACCGGCCGTGGACGCTCGTCGAGCACGCCGAATCGTCGATCACCCTCGAGATCGAGGTGCCGCGACAGCCGGGCTGGCCGGTCCCGCTGCGGGCCCGGATCACCTACGACCTCGCGCCGCGCGAGCTGACCGTCACCCACGAGATCCGCAACGAGGGCTCCTCGGCCATCGGGGTCGGCGTGGGTGCCCACCCGTACTTCCGCATCGGGGACGTCCCGACCGACGAGCTGACGCTGACCCTGCCGGCGACCCGCGTGCGCCCGTACGTCGCCGACCAGCAGCTGCCCTACGGCGACGAGCGGGACACCGCGGGCACCGAGTACGACTTCCAGGAGGGGCGCCTGCTCGCCGAGGTCGACCTGGACACCGCGTTCGGCGGTCTCGTCGCCGGCGAGGACGGCCGGTTCCACCACGTCCTGTCGCACGGCGACCGCAGCGTCGAGGTGTGGGCCGGCCCGGACTTCCGGTGGGTGCAGGTCTTCACCCCCGCCGACCTGACCGGCCGCGGCCGCGCCGTCGCGATCGAGCCGATGACCTGCCCGGCCGACGCGCTCAACTCCGGCACCGACCTGGTCGAGCTGGCGGCGGACGGCTCCTGGACCGGCAGCTGGGGCGTCCGCGTCCATGGCTGA
- a CDS encoding GNAT family N-acetyltransferase, protein MADPVRLGEADAGELLTLQRAAFVTEAQAHGDPALPPLRETLDELVAVLRDPDVRTWGVREAGRLVSSVRIRVRGETAEVGRLVVAPDRQGQGLGSDLMRVAEQRLPPGVRVLRLVTGERSAGPLRLYTRLGYVETARTPEGDYHLVHLEKHIP, encoded by the coding sequence ATGGCTGACCCGGTCCGGCTCGGCGAGGCGGACGCGGGCGAGCTGCTGACCTTGCAGCGGGCGGCGTTCGTCACCGAGGCGCAGGCACACGGCGACCCCGCCCTGCCACCGCTGCGCGAGACGCTCGACGAGCTCGTCGCCGTGCTGCGCGATCCGGACGTCCGCACCTGGGGCGTGCGGGAGGCCGGACGGCTGGTGTCGAGCGTGCGGATCCGGGTGCGTGGTGAGACGGCGGAGGTCGGCCGGCTCGTGGTCGCCCCGGACCGGCAGGGGCAGGGCCTCGGTTCCGACCTGATGCGGGTGGCCGAGCAACGGCTGCCGCCCGGGGTGCGCGTGCTGCGGTTGGTCACCGGCGAGCGCAGCGCGGGACCGCTGCGCTTGTACACCCGGCTCGGCTACGTCGAAACCGCCCGGACCCCGGAAGGGGACTACCACCTCGTGCACCTGGAGAAGCACATTCCGTGA
- a CDS encoding amidohydrolase, which produces MVKAIVGGYVVPVEGDPIDGGTILIENGRITQVGADAEVDVPEDAELIDASGAWVLPGFVDAHTHLGVHEEGEGWAGNDTNEMTDPNGARFRAIDGIDPFEIGFDDALSGGVTSVVIKPGSGNPIGGQTVAVKTWGRTTLDMVFDEAVSVKSALGENPKRVYGDKNQTPSTRLGVAAIIREAFTKARNYAAQRDHARAEGKPFDVDLTLETLVKVLDGELYWDQHTHRADDIVTAIRLAEEFGYKLVVNHGTEGHLIADVLAAKDVPVILGPLFTTRSKVELRNRTLRSAGILARAGVKIAITTDHPVVPINFLVYQAALAVKDGLEPEVALRALTVNPASMLSLDDRIGSLRPGLDADIVLWSGDPLDVMNRAMRVFVRGQEVYRFDDARGEGVVTPRRYAE; this is translated from the coding sequence ATGGTGAAGGCGATTGTTGGCGGATACGTGGTGCCGGTCGAGGGCGACCCGATCGACGGCGGCACGATCCTGATCGAGAACGGCAGGATCACCCAGGTCGGCGCGGACGCGGAGGTCGACGTCCCGGAGGACGCGGAGCTGATCGACGCCTCCGGCGCGTGGGTCCTGCCCGGGTTCGTCGACGCCCACACCCACCTCGGCGTGCACGAGGAGGGCGAGGGCTGGGCGGGCAACGACACCAACGAGATGACCGACCCGAACGGCGCGCGCTTCCGGGCGATCGACGGCATCGACCCGTTCGAGATCGGTTTCGACGACGCCCTGTCCGGTGGCGTGACCAGCGTCGTGATCAAGCCCGGCTCCGGCAACCCGATCGGCGGGCAGACCGTCGCGGTGAAGACGTGGGGCCGTACGACGCTGGACATGGTGTTCGACGAGGCGGTCAGCGTGAAGAGCGCGCTCGGCGAGAACCCGAAGCGCGTGTACGGCGACAAGAACCAGACGCCCTCGACGCGACTCGGGGTCGCCGCGATCATCCGCGAGGCGTTCACGAAGGCACGCAACTACGCCGCCCAGCGTGACCACGCACGGGCCGAGGGCAAGCCGTTCGACGTCGACCTGACGCTGGAAACGCTCGTGAAGGTCCTCGACGGCGAGCTCTACTGGGACCAGCACACCCATCGCGCCGACGACATCGTGACCGCGATCCGGCTCGCCGAGGAGTTCGGTTACAAGCTGGTGGTCAACCACGGCACCGAGGGGCACCTCATCGCGGACGTGCTCGCGGCGAAGGACGTGCCGGTCATCCTCGGGCCGCTGTTCACCACGCGGTCGAAGGTGGAGCTGCGGAACCGGACGCTGCGGTCGGCAGGCATCCTGGCGCGCGCCGGGGTGAAGATCGCGATCACCACGGACCACCCGGTGGTGCCGATCAACTTCCTCGTGTACCAGGCCGCGCTGGCGGTGAAGGACGGGCTGGAGCCGGAGGTGGCGCTGCGGGCGCTGACGGTGAACCCGGCGAGCATGTTGTCGCTGGACGACCGGATCGGCTCGCTCCGGCCCGGCCTGGACGCCGACATCGTGCTCTGGTCGGGCGACCCGCTGGACGTGATGAACCGCGCCATGCGGGTCTTCGTGCGCGGCCAGGAGGTCTACCGCTTCGACGACGCCCGCGGCGAGGGCGTGGTAACCCCCCGCCGCTACGCGGAGTAA